The Bifidobacterium animalis subsp. animalis ATCC 25527 genome has a segment encoding these proteins:
- the pstB gene encoding phosphate ABC transporter ATP-binding protein PstB, with product MGQQIDIRHLNIYYGSFLAVEDVNLHIAANKVTAFIGPSGCGKSTVLRTLDRMHEITPGAHVTGEVLLEGKNLYAKDVDPVAVRRDVGMVFQRPNPFPTMSIRQNVLAGVSLNNRKISKSDADDLVEWALRGANLWNEVKDRLDNPGIGLSGGQQQRLCIARAVAVHPQVLLMDEPCSALDPISTLAVEDLIEELKQDYTIVIVTHNMQQAARIADYTAFFNLKAVGQPGHLEYFADTSTMFNNPQNEEAERYVSGRFG from the coding sequence ATGGGACAGCAAATCGACATTCGGCATCTCAACATCTACTATGGCAGTTTCCTCGCAGTCGAGGATGTCAATCTGCACATCGCCGCGAACAAGGTGACCGCGTTCATCGGACCATCCGGCTGCGGCAAGTCGACGGTGCTGCGCACGCTCGACCGCATGCATGAGATCACACCGGGTGCGCATGTGACCGGCGAGGTGCTGCTCGAGGGCAAGAACCTCTATGCGAAGGATGTGGATCCGGTGGCTGTTCGCCGTGATGTGGGTATGGTGTTCCAGCGGCCGAATCCGTTCCCCACCATGTCGATCCGGCAGAACGTGCTCGCGGGGGTGTCGCTCAACAACCGCAAGATCTCGAAGTCGGATGCCGACGACCTGGTGGAGTGGGCGTTGCGTGGCGCGAATCTGTGGAACGAGGTCAAGGACCGTCTCGACAACCCCGGCATCGGGCTCTCCGGCGGCCAACAGCAGCGCCTGTGCATCGCGCGAGCGGTGGCCGTGCACCCACAGGTGCTGCTCATGGACGAGCCATGCTCGGCACTCGACCCGATCTCCACGCTCGCCGTTGAAGATCTCATTGAGGAGCTCAAGCAGGACTACACGATCGTCATCGTCACGCACAACATGCAGCAGGCCGCCCGCATCGCGGACTATACGGCCTTCTTCAACCTCAAGGCCGTGGGGCAGCCCGGGCATTTGGAATACTTCGCCGATACGTCGACGATGTTCAACAACCCGCAGAACGAGGAAGCCGAGCGGTACGTTTCGGGCCGCTTCGGGTGA
- a CDS encoding 3-deoxy-7-phosphoheptulonate synthase — protein MSENPYEPMSKEQKDAIVQGNGLTYTHEQMRQVQHAIAAGKNPLVALENVPRWEDMAGVDRIINRRVLELDPLPTPAQVLAELPLTRQMQDIVAYSRDEVRACLYGQDDRLLVIVGPCSVHDPKAALDYAHRLRTLKDELGEDLLIVMRVYFEKPRTTVGWKGLINDPDIDGSHNIQKGLLLARRTLLDVLGAGVATATEFLEPTSPQYIADAVSWGAIGARNTESQVHRQLASGMSMPIGFKNATDGSVKAAVNSCIAAEDQHTFFGIDHRGRACAVETLGNPDCHVVLRGSSSGPNYDAESVAQALASIRDKMGDEAAASHGLVIDCSHGNSGKDDVRQAQVVREIAERIAGGERGISGVMMESFIVGGNQAPAPLAELTYGQSITDKCLSWPVTDELLHTLADAARTRRWNR, from the coding sequence ATGAGCGAGAATCCGTACGAGCCGATGTCCAAGGAGCAGAAGGACGCCATAGTGCAAGGGAACGGCCTCACCTACACGCATGAGCAGATGCGTCAGGTGCAGCACGCCATCGCCGCAGGCAAGAATCCGCTGGTGGCGCTCGAGAATGTGCCCAGATGGGAAGACATGGCCGGCGTGGACCGCATCATCAACCGACGCGTGCTCGAACTCGACCCGTTGCCCACACCGGCGCAGGTGCTCGCGGAACTGCCGCTCACCCGGCAGATGCAAGACATCGTCGCCTATTCGCGAGACGAGGTGCGCGCCTGCCTGTACGGCCAGGACGACCGTCTGCTGGTGATCGTGGGCCCGTGCTCGGTGCACGACCCGAAGGCCGCGCTCGACTATGCGCACCGTCTGCGCACGCTCAAGGATGAACTCGGGGAGGATCTGCTCATCGTCATGCGCGTGTACTTCGAGAAACCGCGCACCACGGTGGGGTGGAAGGGCCTGATCAACGATCCTGACATCGATGGCTCGCACAACATTCAGAAAGGGCTGCTGCTCGCCCGACGTACCCTGCTCGATGTGCTTGGCGCGGGCGTGGCCACGGCCACCGAGTTCCTCGAACCGACCAGTCCGCAGTATATCGCCGACGCGGTCAGCTGGGGAGCCATAGGCGCGCGCAACACGGAAAGCCAGGTGCACCGCCAGCTGGCCAGCGGCATGAGCATGCCGATTGGTTTCAAGAACGCGACCGACGGCTCGGTGAAAGCCGCCGTCAACAGCTGCATTGCAGCCGAGGACCAGCACACATTCTTCGGCATCGACCACCGCGGTCGAGCCTGCGCCGTCGAGACCCTCGGCAATCCGGACTGCCATGTGGTGCTGCGCGGTTCGAGCTCCGGCCCGAACTACGACGCCGAATCGGTGGCACAGGCGCTCGCCTCCATTCGCGATAAGATGGGCGACGAGGCGGCCGCCTCGCATGGGCTCGTCATCGACTGCTCGCATGGCAACTCCGGCAAGGACGACGTGCGGCAGGCGCAGGTGGTGCGCGAGATTGCCGAACGCATCGCAGGCGGGGAGCGGGGCATCAGCGGTGTGATGATGGAGAGTTTCATCGTGGGAGGCAATCAGGCGCCGGCACCGCTCGCCGAACTCACCTATGGCCAGTCGATCACCGACAAGTGCCTGAGCTGGCCGGTCACCGACGAGCTGCTGCACACGCTCGCCGATGCCGCGCGCACCCGCCGCTGGAACCGCTGA
- a CDS encoding phosphate ABC transporter substrate-binding protein PstS produces the protein MRNRIPTRSIAVVCGMALLTSVAACGDNTASTTDAAPSTVAIDESVASLTGEYTGAGASSQQTAVEAWIEGFRSIAPKATVAYNPSGSGAGVSTFLTGSTAWAGSDKALSADEVEQSKGVCASGTAFDVPVYVSPIAVAFNLDGISTAGKHINMDAATIAGIFNGSITKWNDEKIREQNAGLELPDLAITVVHRSDKSGTTQNFVSYLKDAAPDSWTYELSENWPNEVGQGAKGTSGVISTLKQANGTIGYADFSQVGSLGTVAVKVGDSYSPISAEAGSKVIADSKVNTTVDGDNRIVVDINHNTSANGAYPIVLVSYDIVCPAYKDANTAKFAKAWLTYVTGDEGQQVAQTAAGVAPLPADLASKVKASIDQIKVD, from the coding sequence ATGCGTAACCGAATTCCGACCCGCTCCATCGCCGTGGTCTGTGGCATGGCCCTACTCACATCCGTCGCGGCTTGCGGCGATAACACCGCATCGACAACGGATGCTGCACCGTCCACCGTGGCCATCGATGAGTCCGTCGCATCGCTCACCGGCGAATACACAGGCGCCGGCGCTTCGTCGCAGCAGACAGCTGTGGAGGCTTGGATCGAAGGCTTCCGCTCCATCGCTCCGAAGGCAACTGTCGCTTACAATCCGTCGGGATCAGGAGCCGGTGTGAGCACATTCCTCACCGGCTCCACCGCTTGGGCCGGTTCCGACAAGGCCTTGAGCGCCGACGAAGTGGAGCAGTCGAAGGGCGTATGCGCCTCGGGCACCGCCTTCGACGTGCCGGTATATGTGTCGCCGATCGCCGTCGCGTTCAACCTCGATGGAATCTCGACAGCGGGTAAGCACATCAATATGGATGCGGCGACCATCGCGGGAATCTTCAACGGCTCGATCACCAAGTGGAACGACGAGAAAATCCGTGAACAGAACGCAGGACTCGAACTGCCCGATCTGGCGATCACCGTCGTGCACCGCTCCGACAAGTCAGGCACCACGCAGAATTTCGTAAGCTATCTCAAGGATGCCGCGCCGGATTCCTGGACCTACGAGCTTTCGGAGAACTGGCCCAACGAGGTGGGGCAGGGTGCCAAAGGCACCTCCGGCGTCATCTCGACGCTCAAGCAGGCAAACGGCACCATAGGGTATGCGGATTTCTCGCAGGTGGGCAGCCTGGGAACGGTGGCCGTCAAGGTGGGTGACTCGTATTCGCCGATTTCCGCCGAAGCCGGTTCGAAAGTCATCGCCGACTCCAAGGTGAACACCACGGTGGATGGCGATAACCGCATCGTCGTCGACATCAACCACAACACGTCCGCCAATGGCGCCTACCCGATCGTGCTGGTTTCCTACGACATCGTGTGCCCGGCCTACAAGGACGCCAACACCGCGAAATTCGCCAAGGCATGGCTCACCTACGTCACCGGCGACGAAGGCCAACAGGTCGCACAGACCGCCGCCGGCGTTGCGCCGCTTCCCGCGGATCTGGCGAGCAAGGTCAAGGCGTCGATCGACCAGATCAAGGTCGACTGA
- a CDS encoding response regulator transcription factor: MTRILVVEDEPSYLDPLLYQLIREGYEAHGAATGEEAWALYEEMEFDLVLLDLMLPGVSGTTLCRRMRELRRVPIIMVTAKSTENDVIVGLEIGADDYVTKPYSFRELLARIHAVLRRSLEPRASGAPGGNDETLTCGPIEMSVASHEVRIHGELTQFPLKEFEVLEYLMRNKGRVLTRQQLIGRVWGSDYVGDTKTLDVHVKRIRAKIEANPSNPALLTTVRGLGYRICDERSR; this comes from the coding sequence ATGACGCGCATTCTCGTGGTGGAAGACGAACCTTCCTACCTCGACCCATTGCTCTACCAGCTCATCCGTGAGGGGTACGAGGCCCATGGAGCCGCCACAGGGGAGGAGGCGTGGGCGCTGTATGAGGAGATGGAGTTCGACCTCGTGCTGCTCGACCTCATGCTGCCCGGCGTCTCAGGCACCACACTCTGCAGGCGCATGCGCGAGCTGCGCCGTGTGCCGATCATCATGGTGACGGCAAAATCAACCGAGAATGATGTGATCGTAGGGCTCGAAATCGGTGCCGACGACTATGTGACCAAGCCGTACTCCTTCCGCGAACTGCTCGCCAGGATCCATGCGGTGTTGCGTCGCAGTCTAGAGCCACGGGCGTCTGGAGCTCCCGGAGGGAACGATGAGACGCTTACCTGCGGGCCCATCGAGATGTCGGTGGCCTCGCACGAAGTGCGCATTCACGGTGAACTGACCCAGTTCCCGCTCAAGGAATTCGAAGTGCTCGAATACCTGATGCGCAACAAGGGCCGCGTGCTTACCAGACAGCAGCTGATCGGCCGCGTCTGGGGCAGCGATTACGTGGGTGACACGAAAACGCTCGACGTTCATGTCAAGCGCATCCGGGCGAAAATCGAGGCCAATCCGTCGAATCCGGCACTGCTGACGACGGTGCGCGGTCTCGGGTACAGAATCTGCGACGAACGTTCACGCTAA
- the mtnN gene encoding 5'-methylthioadenosine/S-adenosylhomocysteine nucleosidase: protein MQTVAIISALDEEAAHIADSLDNVTVTERASLSVARGTLTTDAGEELDVAVTVGGMGLVNAAATTQFLIDLVHPEAVIFSGIAGNLNKSLHINDIVLGKTLRYLDTDMRLVGQWKPGTSEFHSDPALLQIAEGALDEMGINHIQGTIASGNYFVDTPQKVSQVIEQTHADAVEMEGAAVAHVAARNDVPALVIRAMSDSADTDYEEFKDFDISEYADTAARLAVRILRGM, encoded by the coding sequence ATGCAGACCGTCGCCATCATTTCCGCCCTCGACGAGGAGGCCGCACACATCGCGGACTCGCTTGACAACGTGACCGTGACCGAGCGTGCGAGCCTCAGTGTCGCCCGGGGCACGCTGACGACCGATGCGGGGGAGGAACTCGACGTTGCAGTGACCGTGGGTGGCATGGGTTTGGTGAACGCGGCCGCCACCACGCAGTTCCTCATTGACCTGGTGCATCCCGAGGCCGTGATCTTCTCCGGCATCGCCGGCAACCTCAACAAGAGCCTGCATATCAACGACATTGTGCTCGGCAAGACGCTGCGCTACCTGGACACCGACATGCGCCTGGTGGGCCAGTGGAAGCCGGGCACCAGCGAGTTCCATTCCGACCCGGCACTGCTTCAGATCGCCGAGGGCGCGCTTGACGAGATGGGCATCAATCACATCCAGGGCACCATCGCCTCCGGCAACTACTTTGTCGACACGCCGCAGAAGGTGAGCCAGGTCATCGAACAGACGCATGCGGACGCCGTCGAGATGGAAGGCGCGGCCGTTGCCCATGTGGCTGCGCGCAACGACGTGCCAGCGCTCGTCATCCGCGCCATGAGTGACTCTGCAGACACCGACTATGAGGAGTTCAAAGACTTCGACATCTCCGAATACGCCGATACGGCGGCCCGTCTCGCTGTGCGGATTCTGCGCGGGATGTGA
- the pstC gene encoding phosphate ABC transporter permease subunit PstC, producing MLRPSGGATANRLFKGAAYGCGMLILAALAVVAAFLLIRAWPAIAGPREATDAVIESFTGGRFTTFLQYVGPLLFGSVLVAALALAMAFFVAIGIAIFISQYAPRRLASGLNVVVDLLAAIPSVVYGLWGGLVLVPAISPFWDWVCRHFGWIPLFAGPASNPPRTVASVAVVLAVMILPIITSMTRDVFMQTPRIHEEAALALGATKWEMIKLAVLPFGRSGIISASMLGLGRALGETMAVLMILSPGFNYSFNLLKASQNQTIAANIAAQYAEANNLGVSVLIATGLVLFVITFLVNYLARRLTGRKVTS from the coding sequence ATGCTCCGACCATCCGGCGGCGCAACGGCCAATCGTCTGTTCAAAGGCGCCGCCTACGGTTGCGGCATGCTGATCCTCGCGGCACTCGCAGTAGTGGCGGCCTTCCTGCTCATTCGTGCCTGGCCTGCGATCGCAGGCCCCCGTGAAGCCACCGACGCCGTGATTGAGAGTTTCACCGGCGGCAGGTTCACCACATTCCTGCAATATGTGGGTCCCCTGTTGTTCGGTTCGGTGCTGGTGGCGGCACTCGCGCTGGCCATGGCGTTCTTCGTGGCGATCGGCATCGCGATCTTCATCTCGCAGTACGCGCCAAGGCGTCTGGCCTCCGGTCTGAACGTCGTTGTCGACCTGCTCGCTGCGATTCCATCGGTGGTCTATGGCCTATGGGGTGGTCTCGTGCTCGTCCCGGCCATCTCCCCGTTCTGGGATTGGGTCTGCCGGCATTTCGGATGGATTCCCCTATTCGCCGGTCCGGCCTCGAATCCGCCGCGCACCGTGGCCAGTGTCGCAGTGGTGCTGGCCGTCATGATCCTGCCGATCATCACCTCGATGACGCGTGACGTGTTCATGCAGACACCTCGGATTCACGAGGAGGCCGCATTGGCGCTGGGCGCCACGAAATGGGAGATGATCAAACTCGCCGTGCTGCCGTTCGGCAGGTCCGGCATCATCTCGGCCTCCATGCTCGGCCTTGGTCGCGCGCTCGGCGAGACGATGGCCGTGCTCATGATCCTGTCTCCCGGATTCAACTATTCGTTCAATCTGCTGAAGGCCTCGCAGAACCAGACAATCGCCGCGAACATTGCCGCGCAATATGCCGAGGCGAACAATCTGGGCGTCAGTGTGCTCATTGCGACGGGCCTGGTGCTGTTCGTCATCACGTTCCTCGTGAATTACCTGGCCCGCAGATTGACAGGCAGGAAGGTGACCTCATGA
- a CDS encoding sensor histidine kinase, with amino-acid sequence MTPGEIAMAIAMGVLLMVVGCAIAYRAGRNREREREPSEAALFAGHADADAVDGERRMLAMLEEAVIVTDSSANVLVANEAAIERGLSVDGLIVDAGIRDLVQEAAQSDAAVERELELARDSQRLHVAVTAQCTADDRVTVVCADTGYRRSVDRVRRDFVTNVSHELKTPVGAIMLLAETIDDAGDDVDMIRHFAARIGVEAKRLDGLVRRLIELGRMHGDRATTRRTVDARELVRQAICDTEVTAGARHTMVRMRDDAGEDHPLPVTVDAAAVHIALKNLVENAINYSPEHAEVTVEVSRGEDQARIRVVDHGIGIPRQLQGRIFERFYRVDPARSRLTGGTGLGLSIANHHILANQGKLEVWSKPGEGSTFTVMLPLAMRDDDAPCNRDADAEGDPDGTGKETDR; translated from the coding sequence ATGACACCAGGTGAGATTGCCATGGCGATTGCCATGGGCGTGCTGCTCATGGTTGTGGGCTGTGCCATCGCCTACCGTGCCGGTCGCAACCGGGAGCGCGAGCGGGAGCCCAGTGAGGCCGCGTTGTTCGCCGGGCATGCCGATGCCGATGCCGTGGATGGCGAACGCCGCATGCTTGCGATGCTCGAGGAGGCCGTCATCGTCACCGATTCCAGCGCCAATGTGCTCGTCGCGAATGAGGCGGCCATTGAACGTGGCCTGAGCGTGGACGGTCTGATCGTGGACGCCGGCATTCGCGATCTCGTGCAGGAGGCGGCGCAATCCGACGCGGCGGTGGAACGGGAGCTCGAACTCGCCCGAGATTCGCAGCGGCTGCATGTGGCCGTGACCGCGCAGTGCACGGCCGACGATCGGGTGACGGTGGTCTGTGCCGACACCGGGTACCGACGCAGCGTGGACCGCGTACGGCGTGATTTCGTGACCAATGTGTCGCATGAGCTCAAAACGCCGGTCGGCGCGATCATGCTGCTGGCCGAGACGATTGACGATGCTGGCGACGACGTCGACATGATCCGCCATTTCGCCGCGAGAATCGGTGTCGAGGCGAAACGGCTCGACGGCCTCGTGCGCAGACTCATCGAACTCGGCCGCATGCACGGCGATCGGGCCACGACGCGACGCACGGTGGATGCGCGGGAACTCGTACGGCAGGCGATCTGCGACACCGAGGTCACCGCAGGGGCACGCCATACCATGGTGCGCATGCGCGATGACGCCGGCGAGGATCATCCGCTGCCGGTGACGGTCGATGCGGCGGCGGTGCATATCGCGCTCAAGAACCTCGTGGAGAATGCGATCAACTACTCACCCGAACATGCCGAGGTCACCGTCGAGGTCTCCCGCGGAGAAGACCAGGCCCGCATTCGCGTCGTCGATCACGGCATCGGCATACCCCGGCAACTGCAGGGCCGCATTTTCGAACGGTTCTACCGGGTGGACCCGGCGCGCTCGCGGCTGACGGGCGGCACCGGGCTTGGTCTGTCAATAGCCAACCATCACATTCTGGCCAATCAGGGCAAACTCGAGGTATGGTCGAAACCAGGGGAGGGGTCCACATTCACGGTGATGTTGCCGTTGGCGATGCGAGACGATGACGCCCCATGCAATCGGGATGCGGATGCCGAGGGCGATCCGGACGGAACAGGCAAGGAGACCGATAGATGA
- the pstC gene encoding phosphate ABC transporter permease subunit PstC produces MSSASKPPAQPAADSSLTKPVNGEKADRIFRGIAYACGILILVVLAAVALFLLFRAWPLIGGDQRTNSEVIANFTGGKATGFWGYVGPLLFGTVLVAALALVIAFFVSIGIALFISHYAPKRLAAVLSYIVDILAAIPSVIYGLWGGLVLVPAIYPFWNWIAEHLGWIPIFAGPAANPPRTVATVALVLAIMILPIITSITRDIFLQTPKLLEEAALGLGATKWEMIKMSVLPFARSGIISASMLGLGRALGETMAVLMILSPGLKYSFRLLQASQNQTIAANIAAQYPEADSIGVSVLIGTGLVLFVITFLVNLLARRITEKASK; encoded by the coding sequence ATGTCATCGGCATCGAAACCACCCGCACAACCAGCCGCAGACTCGTCGCTGACGAAACCGGTCAACGGCGAGAAAGCCGACCGCATCTTCCGCGGCATCGCCTACGCATGCGGCATACTCATCCTCGTCGTGCTCGCCGCAGTCGCGCTGTTCCTGCTGTTCCGCGCATGGCCGCTCATCGGCGGAGACCAGCGGACGAACAGCGAGGTCATCGCGAACTTCACCGGCGGCAAGGCGACGGGATTCTGGGGTTACGTGGGGCCGTTGCTGTTCGGCACCGTGCTCGTGGCGGCGCTCGCACTCGTCATCGCCTTCTTCGTCTCCATAGGCATCGCACTGTTCATCTCGCACTATGCGCCCAAGCGCCTTGCGGCCGTGCTCAGCTACATCGTCGACATCCTCGCCGCGATTCCGTCGGTCATCTACGGTTTGTGGGGCGGCCTTGTGCTCGTCCCGGCAATCTACCCGTTCTGGAACTGGATAGCCGAGCATCTCGGATGGATCCCTATTTTCGCCGGTCCCGCAGCGAATCCGCCGCGCACCGTGGCGACCGTGGCCCTCGTACTCGCCATCATGATCCTGCCGATCATCACCTCGATCACCCGTGACATCTTCCTGCAGACCCCGAAACTGCTCGAAGAGGCTGCCCTCGGCCTTGGCGCCACCAAGTGGGAGATGATCAAGATGTCGGTGCTGCCGTTTGCACGTTCGGGCATCATCTCGGCGTCCATGCTCGGCCTTGGTCGTGCGCTTGGCGAGACGATGGCCGTGCTCATGATCCTGTCGCCGGGCCTCAAATACTCGTTCAGACTGCTGCAGGCGTCGCAGAACCAGACAATCGCCGCGAACATCGCCGCGCAATACCCCGAGGCCGATAGCATCGGCGTCTCCGTGCTCATCGGCACAGGTCTCGTGCTGTTCGTGATCACGTTCCTCGTGAATCTGCTGGCACGCCGCATCACCGAGAAAGCGAGCAAATGA
- the pstA gene encoding phosphate ABC transporter permease PstA, whose translation MMSEPQSTPHADAAPVIDFDKFKPTRSYTAARKRKDMVMRVLIILAFIVALIPLVSVLWTTLVRGARRLNWDFLSHNMTNVIGGNQTPSGGYGGILHAVIGTLEITLGAMVISIPIGVMCAVYLIEYAGKSKLARTIHLLVDVMSGIPSIVAGLFAYSMFAILVGPGTLNGFEGSVALSLLMIPTVVKTTEEMLKIVPNDLREASLALGVTKQRTITKVVLRTALSGIVSGSILAIARVIGETAPLLMTAGYIVSTNANLFSGEMTTLPVYVYQEYSKYHANCPADAGSGCVTAIPMERAWSAALVLIIIVLILNLIGRIVAKVFAPKKK comes from the coding sequence ATGATGAGTGAACCGCAGTCCACGCCGCACGCCGATGCGGCACCGGTGATCGACTTCGACAAATTCAAGCCGACGCGTTCGTACACCGCCGCGCGCAAACGCAAGGACATGGTGATGCGCGTGCTCATCATCCTCGCGTTCATCGTCGCGCTGATACCGCTTGTCTCCGTGCTCTGGACGACGTTGGTGCGTGGCGCACGCAGACTCAACTGGGATTTCCTCAGCCACAACATGACGAACGTGATCGGTGGCAATCAGACGCCCTCGGGCGGCTATGGTGGCATTCTGCACGCGGTCATCGGCACGCTCGAGATCACGCTCGGCGCCATGGTCATCTCGATCCCGATCGGTGTGATGTGCGCGGTCTACCTGATCGAATATGCGGGCAAATCCAAGCTCGCGCGCACGATTCACCTGCTCGTCGACGTGATGAGCGGCATCCCGTCGATTGTCGCAGGCCTGTTCGCCTACTCCATGTTCGCGATTCTCGTCGGCCCCGGTACGCTCAACGGTTTCGAAGGCTCGGTGGCGTTGTCGCTGCTCATGATCCCGACCGTGGTGAAGACGACGGAGGAGATGCTCAAGATCGTCCCCAACGACCTGCGGGAGGCGTCGCTGGCGCTCGGAGTGACCAAGCAGCGCACGATCACGAAAGTGGTGCTGCGCACCGCCCTCTCCGGCATCGTGTCGGGCTCCATTCTCGCCATCGCGCGTGTGATCGGCGAGACGGCACCGCTGCTCATGACCGCCGGCTACATCGTCTCGACGAACGCGAATCTGTTCTCGGGTGAAATGACCACGTTGCCGGTGTATGTCTACCAGGAGTATTCGAAGTACCATGCGAACTGCCCGGCCGACGCCGGCAGCGGCTGCGTCACCGCCATACCGATGGAGCGCGCGTGGTCGGCCGCGCTCGTGCTCATCATCATCGTGCTCATTCTCAATCTGATCGGCAGGATCGTCGCGAAGGTGTTCGCGCCGAAGAAGAAGTAG
- a CDS encoding phosphate ABC transporter substrate-binding protein PstS, producing MRSNLARRVLAALCGMAFIATTTACGDNTDPANRPVANASSISGSFAGAGASSQQTAVEAWVAGYQKTNPDARISYNPSGSGAGVATFLTGATVWAASDKPLDAKQVEESTSVCAGESAFDVPVYISPLAIVFNLQGVSDAGKHINMDAATIAKVFDGRITRWNDAALTAQNPGLSLPDLPITVVHRSDKSGTTLNFLEYIKAAAPADWPYELSENWPNDVGQGAKGTSGVISTIDQANGTIGYADFSQAGGMGTVAVQVGDTPTVISAEAASKAVADSTLDKSVPGKHRVVLDINHTTRVTGAYPIVLVSYDIACPAYRNENTARFAKSWLDYITSEEGQRQAMNATGSAPLPANIAKYVRESIDAMEVK from the coding sequence ATGCGTAGCAATCTTGCACGGCGCGTGCTCGCGGCACTGTGCGGCATGGCGTTCATTGCCACGACCACGGCGTGCGGAGACAACACCGATCCGGCGAATCGCCCGGTCGCCAACGCCTCGTCGATCTCAGGCAGTTTCGCAGGAGCAGGGGCCTCCTCGCAGCAAACGGCGGTCGAGGCATGGGTGGCCGGCTACCAGAAGACGAATCCGGATGCGCGAATCTCCTACAATCCGTCCGGCTCAGGTGCCGGCGTGGCCACCTTCCTCACCGGGGCGACCGTATGGGCCGCCTCTGACAAGCCACTGGATGCCAAACAGGTCGAGGAGTCGACATCGGTATGCGCCGGCGAAAGCGCGTTCGACGTGCCGGTGTACATCTCGCCGCTCGCCATCGTGTTCAATCTGCAGGGCGTCTCCGATGCCGGCAAACACATCAACATGGATGCGGCCACCATCGCGAAGGTGTTCGACGGCAGAATCACACGGTGGAACGATGCCGCGCTCACGGCGCAGAACCCCGGACTCAGCCTTCCCGATCTGCCGATCACCGTCGTGCATCGCTCCGACAAATCGGGCACCACGCTCAATTTCCTCGAATACATCAAGGCGGCCGCGCCGGCCGATTGGCCGTACGAGCTTTCGGAGAACTGGCCCAACGACGTCGGGCAAGGCGCCAAAGGCACCTCGGGTGTGATTAGCACCATCGACCAGGCGAACGGCACCATCGGCTATGCGGACTTCTCCCAGGCGGGAGGCATGGGAACCGTCGCGGTGCAGGTGGGCGACACCCCTACCGTGATCTCGGCCGAGGCCGCCTCGAAGGCAGTCGCCGACTCCACACTCGACAAATCCGTTCCTGGCAAACACCGTGTGGTGCTCGACATCAACCATACGACCCGCGTGACGGGCGCCTACCCGATCGTGCTGGTCTCATACGACATCGCATGCCCCGCATACCGCAACGAGAACACGGCACGATTCGCCAAGTCGTGGCTCGACTACATCACCAGCGAGGAAGGGCAGCGCCAGGCGATGAACGCCACCGGATCCGCGCCATTGCCCGCCAACATCGCCAAATACGTGCGTGAATCCATAGACGCCATGGAAGTGAAGTGA